TCCAAGCAAAGCAACCTTTTAATTTCTTTATTTTGCTTCAAGCACTGCCTTTTCTCGAAAAACCTTTTTTAATACAAGAGATTGAAAGATCATAAACAAACTGCCCGTCATCCAATACAAGACGAGACCTGACGGTGAAAATATCCCAAAAGAAAGGACCATGACAGGCGAAAGAATTTGGGCTAGCAGTGCGTGGGATGAATTCATTCCATCTACGCCTGTTTGCATAACTCTTCCCTGTAAGTACGTAGCAACCGCTGCAACGATCGGAAGAATAAAATAGGGATCCGAGTGCCCTAAATCTAGCCACAAAAAGGACGATGCGCTAATCTCATCTATTCGTCTAATCGCATAGTACACAATTGAAAAGACTGGAAGCTGAACTAGTAAAGGAATGCATCCCATCAGCGGGTTAGCTCCATTTTCTTTAAGCAGTTCCATCATTTCACGCTGATATTGCTGCTGACTCTCAGGATCCTTATCTTTGTACTTCTCTTTTAGCTGTTGAAGCTGAGGCTGTATACTTTTATTGCTCAGCTGATTTTTATATTGAAGAATGTTTAAAGGCGCCAGCAGCATACGTACGCCCACCGTCACAAGCATAATTGAAAAGCCAACGCTTTGATGAAGCCACGTATTTCCTATAAACAAAATGAGCAGTGAAAAAGGATAAATAAAATAGTGATCAAAAAAGTGAGTGTGCGAACTTTGAATCACGTTTGCTGAATCACATCCGGCAAGTAGAAAAATGGAAACAACAATAAAGAAAAGCTTCTTTTTATGTTTTAACATTTATATTCCTCCAGTATTTTTTTAGTTAAACGAAAAAAATACTGGCGAATAAGGACCTTCATCGTCTTGTTCACCTATTGCTTCTTGTCTCTGAACAGAATGTATAAATTTAAATTTATGATACACGCAGCATATAAGATCCTGAGCACGTAAAAGATTTACGTTTTGTATGAGATACATGTCTTTTTGCTGCAGGCAAACGTGCTTATGTATTGTTTGAAATGTAGCTAGTTTAATAGCAGCATGTACAAAGAATGCTGTCATGATCGCAAATGATAAATACACTAAAGCATCCGGTATAAATAATTCCATTTATTCACATACTTATGGATTATTGTATCATATTTTCCTTATTTTAGGTTAAATATTTTTATGAAGCAGATTTAATCTAATGTAGCCCACAAAACCGATTTCCTTATAGGAGTCAAAAAATAAGTTTCTTTTTGTACATGTCATTATACATTTTGATGAAATGACGTATAGACAATATACTGGGACACATATAATTCTAAAAATTTCTACTTTTATTAGCAAAAAGGATATTATTCCTTTTTATGGTATAATCAAAAAATATAATTCATAGGGAGTGAAACTATTGGAAACTAATACAAAACCTCAAGTAAACACCAACTCTATTGTTTCTCTAACTCTAGGTATCCTGTCCATTTTTATTCCAATCCTCGGGTTTATTACAGGTATTATCGGCATTATCCTCTACAAAAAAGCATCAAATCAAATAGCTGCTTCCAATCAAAGCGGTAAAGGACTCGCGATTGCCGGGCTGATCTGCAGTATAGTAGGCGTGATTTCTCAGCTGTTCTTCGTATTAGGAATTATTACGTTTGTATTTGCAGGAACGACAATGGAATAAAAACGTAGTTTATATAGAATTATTCACATTTCTATGTAAAACAATAAAAGCTTGATTTTCAAACAGTTGAAAATCAAGCTCCTAAAATGTAAACGTTACTTATTTAATCATCGTTACTACACTTACGCGAAATTGCAAAGGAGAATACAAAATTAAATCTATCGTTGAATCCAGAATAAAAGAAATCATAATTGTTCTACTTACTTTACTGCTAGTCATCTCTGTGTTGATTAACTGTTCAGCTATTTTAATAGTACAGAAATAAAAACGTTCACCTCAAAATGTTATGATAACGGCGGAGATGCGATAGTAGAAATACATAATCCAATTACCAATGACTATTCTTTTAAATGTAAATAGCTGAGTTAAAAAACAGCTGGTCACTGAACAAGCTTACCTAGAAGAGGGCTAACGATTTAGCCCTCTTCTATACGTTAAAATATCGACGTATTAAGTCAACAATAAAGGAGTTCTTTATGAAACATGTCATATTAGGCATCTGCGTATTCGTATATGCCGTACTATTAGACTATCTAAAATATAACTATGGTCTTAACCTTATAGGAAAGGTGCTAATTCTGTCTGTTTTAACTGGTGTTACGTATAAAATTGTCGAGAAAATATATGAAAACCGAGAAACTACCTCAAAGAATTAAAAAACCTATAACCGCTCTAGATATAAAACAAACGCTGACAATTGGATGTCAGCGTTTGTTTTACTTGTTTTTATGAAGTGAATTATTTGCTCATAAAAGCAACAGATCTTAAAGTCTCACGATCTATACTCTATTGCTGATTACCATGTAAGGTGTTTGTAACCATTAAATCCTTACGTCTATAAATACTCAACACAATTCCAATTAAGAAAGCATTTAACAAGATCGGCATCAATCCATAGCTAATAAAGGGCAGTGACATGTTTGTCATAGGAAAGAATCCGACAATCATTCCTACGTTCCCAACTAGCTGTACAGTATAGACCATTACAACTCCTGCTAGTAAAAGCTTGCTGTACGTATCGTTTAGATTTCGAGCAATAAACATAATTCTCAGAGCAACTAAACAAAGAACCACAATAAGAATTGCTGCAAATAACCATCCGTAATAATACGTAAAACTTAAGAAGACGAAGTTAGTATGAGCCTCAGGGATGAATTGATCCGCAAATGAATGCTTGCCAAACCACCCTGCACCCACAAATAGATGATGTATTTCTAAGAGTCCAAATTTGGATGTTAAATATTCAGCGTTATAGGGATTTAAAAATGAAAGAACTCTATACTTCTGATAATAAGCAACGGTCATCCATCCAATTATGCCCCAAGCAGCGACTAACGCAAAGCCAGTTCCTAGGACAATGGCTATTTTCTTTTTATTTAGCTTACTCCACCAGATCATCGTAAAGGTCATGGCTACATATATAAAGAGCGTTGTAAGGCTGAATTGTAAAAAGAAATACGATGACAGAATGAACAAAAGAATAAATTTCCACATTTTAAAGCGATCGCTTTGAAAGAACCCTCCCCATGCCATAAGGAAAAAAGGAATGGCCATTAAACCTTCCATTTTTAAAGGCCCTAACTTAAAAACAGCTTGACCGTCTACGACGGTGTTAAAATGCCTTGTGAGGAACAATAAGAGTGCAGTACCTAATAAATAGAACATCCATCCTTTATTGGCCATCTTTCTATAGTCTATCAACATCATGCCAAGAGCTAAAACCCCACCTAAAACTACAAAGATAGCCTTATACATAGAAAAATGATTATCATTCATATACCCTTGGGACAGCAGTGGCAGAAACCCTAAAAGAAGAGCAGCTACAAATAAAATTAAGGTCATCCAGTCTACTTTCGGTCGATGAATACGGTTAAGACTTTGACCAATGCTGATGGGATTTCCCATTTGAGTAACAGCCTTGGCTTCTGCTTGGTCTTCGCTTATCCCTTTTTGCAGCCAATAGCTTTTTACTTCGTTTAAATGATGATGCAATTCCGCAGAAACAAATGCCTGGGCTTCTTTTGATTTTATTTGTGCCTTCACTTGTTCCAAGAATGAATTTCTTTGTTCACTCATATCCTTCTTCACCCCTCAAATATTTCTTTAAAACTCATTTGATTAGATAATGGCTGCTCTTCCACTTTTTTAAGTAGCCTGCAGCCCTTTTTATTTAATTGATAAAACTTAGCTCCGTCTTCTTGCCAACTGCTCGTCAATATACCTTTTAGCTCTAGTCGATGCAGGATGACATATAAAGACCCTTCGTTTTCTTTGAAATCTAAAATTCCTCGGCTTTGCAGTAAGCTGACTAACTCATAGCCCGTTTTCTCCTGCACAAGCAGCTGCATCATAGCAATCAGAATTTCTTCGTCGCTATGAGTCTCTTGCTTTATTTTTTCTCGAATGCTTTTCTTATGACTTTCCGTAAATTTTAGCTGAGCAAACACTTCACGATCCATTGTTTTTCTAAGATTTTTAAGACGTTTATCCATGACTCATTCCTCCAGCATTTCTTTTAAAAGTGATTTTGCACGCCTCAGTCTTGTTTTTACTGTATTCGTTCCGGTTTTGGTTACGAGCGCAATGTCTTTAATTAACAATTCTTCATAGTAAAAGAGGTAAATCACTTCTTTATATTTGGTAGGCAGCTTCATAACAGCTGACATCAGCTCGTGGTCTTCTTCGTGTTGAATAACAGCTTCCTCTATGTTTTCTTTTTCACTTATATGATTTGGAAAATAGTCTGTCGCCAGTATAATGTTTTTGTTGTACCAGCTTTTTAAAAAGTCTTTACAGTGGTTAATTGCGATTTG
The genomic region above belongs to Priestia megaterium and contains:
- the yidC gene encoding membrane protein insertase YidC, coding for MLKHKKKLFFIVVSIFLLAGCDSANVIQSSHTHFFDHYFIYPFSLLILFIGNTWLHQSVGFSIMLVTVGVRMLLAPLNILQYKNQLSNKSIQPQLQQLKEKYKDKDPESQQQYQREMMELLKENGANPLMGCIPLLVQLPVFSIVYYAIRRIDEISASSFLWLDLGHSDPYFILPIVAAVATYLQGRVMQTGVDGMNSSHALLAQILSPVMVLSFGIFSPSGLVLYWMTGSLFMIFQSLVLKKVFREKAVLEAK
- a CDS encoding DUF4190 domain-containing protein, giving the protein METNTKPQVNTNSIVSLTLGILSIFIPILGFITGIIGIILYKKASNQIAASNQSGKGLAIAGLICSIVGVISQLFFVLGIITFVFAGTTME
- a CDS encoding FtsW/RodA/SpoVE family cell cycle protein — protein: MSEQRNSFLEQVKAQIKSKEAQAFVSAELHHHLNEVKSYWLQKGISEDQAEAKAVTQMGNPISIGQSLNRIHRPKVDWMTLILFVAALLLGFLPLLSQGYMNDNHFSMYKAIFVVLGGVLALGMMLIDYRKMANKGWMFYLLGTALLLFLTRHFNTVVDGQAVFKLGPLKMEGLMAIPFFLMAWGGFFQSDRFKMWKFILLFILSSYFFLQFSLTTLFIYVAMTFTMIWWSKLNKKKIAIVLGTGFALVAAWGIIGWMTVAYYQKYRVLSFLNPYNAEYLTSKFGLLEIHHLFVGAGWFGKHSFADQFIPEAHTNFVFLSFTYYYGWLFAAILIVVLCLVALRIMFIARNLNDTYSKLLLAGVVMVYTVQLVGNVGMIVGFFPMTNMSLPFISYGLMPILLNAFLIGIVLSIYRRKDLMVTNTLHGNQQ
- a CDS encoding PadR family transcriptional regulator; the encoded protein is MDKRLKNLRKTMDREVFAQLKFTESHKKSIREKIKQETHSDEEILIAMMQLLVQEKTGYELVSLLQSRGILDFKENEGSLYVILHRLELKGILTSSWQEDGAKFYQLNKKGCRLLKKVEEQPLSNQMSFKEIFEG
- a CDS encoding sigma-70 family RNA polymerase sigma factor, which encodes MKELTVEWIHVQDKELVIDEIMDRYGQEILQLAYSYVNSVAVAEDLTQEIFIKCYKNLYKYSGRSKFRTWLWQIAINHCKDFLKSWYNKNIILATDYFPNHISEKENIEEAVIQHEEDHELMSAVMKLPTKYKEVIYLFYYEELLIKDIALVTKTGTNTVKTRLRRAKSLLKEMLEE